Proteins from one Gossypium raimondii isolate GPD5lz chromosome 8, ASM2569854v1, whole genome shotgun sequence genomic window:
- the LOC105792952 gene encoding RING-H2 finger protein ATL8, with protein sequence MGVLYSPLNQTPHFHFLLINTPFPFLFLFSMCFFVDDPGLILSHFLYKTAVFLAVLRWVLSWLLNLRFKDINSFFFTPKFSSNSHQISSDMIRDNLVLTTYGDAKQRMPWVSDTCAVCLCELKEGDDVRELRNCCHVFHQDCIDRWAGYDHDHDHDDGDDNHKTCPVCRAPLLTCSQSFGWPNNEPSWAVDRLLYLFGDDLLP encoded by the coding sequence aTGGGAGTCTTATATTCTCCACTAAATCAAACCCCCCATTTTCATTTCTTGCTAATCAATACTCcatttccctttttgtttttattttcaatgtgTTTCTTTGTAGATGATCCAGGGCTAATTTTAAGCCATTTCCTTTACAAAACAGCTGTTTTTTTAGCAGTTTTAAGATGGGTTTTGTCTTGGCTTCTTAATCTTAGATTCAAAGACATAAACTCTTTCTTCTTCACTcctaaattttcatcaaattctcATCAAATTTCTTCAGACATGATCAGAGAcaacttggttttaacaacctATGGGGATGCTAAACAAAGGATGCCTTGGGTTTCTGACACGTGTGCTGTTTGCTTGTGTGAGCTCAAAGAAGGTGATGATGTAAGGGAATTGAGGAACTGTTGCCACGTATTCCATCAAGATTGCATTGATAGATGGGCAGGCTATGATCATGATCATGATCATGATGATGGAGATGATAATCATAAGACTTGTCCAGTTTGTAGGGCACCTTTGCTTACTTGTTCTCAAAGCTTTGGTTGGCCTAATAATGAACCAAGTTGGGCGGTTGATAGGTTACTTTACCTATTTGGTGATGATCTTCTTCCTTAG
- the LOC105792951 gene encoding uncharacterized protein LOC105792951, with amino-acid sequence MSSEPPPFQEAPRCDVCKCSFNTFRRRHHCRCCGRTLCHEHSSDQMPLPQFGILSSVRVCADCFNNSSGSAKADPQPPLGGVGSATDEVARLNINADVGAQTEATAKQQPVVSIPECKCGMPLCICESPAPKTDAVPLTMKNPPSSVASSNPKPKKTDTVPKSRGSTSNCKSSSVFNPGLVTNGTAADKSQTDYDVNGEGLREAIKNGDTAAVKRLLSEGVDANYRDKQGLSVLHLAALFNRTDIVFALMDHGASMDYKNAQGETPMDCAPVTLQYKMRTKLKEGRAA; translated from the exons ATGTCATCGGAGCCTCCACCTTTTCAGGAAGCACCTCGCTGCGACGTCTGCAAATGCAGCTTCAACACTTTCAGGCGCCGG CACCATTGCCGATGTTGTGGAAGGACATTATGCCATGAACATTCATCTGATCAAATG CCTTTACCGCAATTTGGCATACTTTCGTCTGTTCGAGTTTGTGCAGATTGTTTCAATAACTCTTCAGG ATCTGCAAAAGCCGATCCTCAGCCTCCTTTAGGCGGAGTTGGTTCTGCTACTGATGAAGTCGCTAGATTAAACATTAACGCAGATGTGGGTGCACAAACTGAAGCAACTGCAAAGCAACAGCCTGTTGTAAGCATTCCAGAATGCAAGTGTGGAATGCctttgtgtatttgtgaaagTCCAGCACCGAAAACAGATGCAGTTCCACTTACG ATGAAAAACCCTCCATCCTCAGTGGCTTCGtcaaatccaaaaccaaaaaagaCTGACACTGTTCCCAAGAGTAGAGGCTCCACTTCAAACTGTAAATCTAG TTCGGTTTTCAATCCTGGTCTGGTGACCAATGGTACTGCTGCAGATAAATCTCAGACGGATTATGATGTCAATGGAGAG GGTTTAAGAGAAGCTATAAAGAATGGTGATACAGCTGCAGTCAAAAGGCTTCTAAGTGAG GGTGTAGATGCAAATTACCGTGACAAGCAAGGATTATCTGTACTGCATCTG GCGGCATTATTCAATCGAACCGATATAGTGTTTGCCCTCATGGATCATGGAGCAAGCATGGACTACAAGAATGCACAAG GAGAAACACCAATGGATTGTGCACCAGTCACTTTGCAATACAAGATGCGAACGAAGCTGAAAGAGGGCCGAGCAGCGTGA
- the LOC105793755 gene encoding ethylene-responsive transcription factor ERF017, translating to MMKPTSPVEHVSNSGSSSKYKGVRKRKWGKWVSEIRLPNSRERIWLGSYDSAEKAAKAFDVALYCLRGPEANFNFPKNPPEIVGGRSLTQPEIRAVAARLANQVDDQDGADNNNDNNDSSNDNYVRKEQCTSSSSGAGPLQAEENHEMGWLPFLSMDTDNQWMSDSRLYSPVSRILSYGGDQLFPPSPPISPPPIDDNADEYQYCGDGFSPSSSLWDF from the coding sequence ATGATGAAGCCAACATCACCTGTAGAACATGTCTCCAACAGCGGTAGTAGTTCCAAGTACAAGGGTGTAAGAAAACGGAAATGGGGGAAATGGGTATCGGAGATCCGATTACCCAACAGCCGTGAACGTATTTGGTTAGGGTCTTATGACTCGGCGGAGAAAGCAGCCAAGGCGTTTGATGTGGCTCTTTATTGTTTACGTGGACCTGAAGCTAACTTTAATTTCCCTAAAAACCCACCGGAGATCGTGGGAGGAAGGTCACTTACCCAGCCGGAAATTCGAGCGGTGGCTGCTAGGTTGGCTAACCAGGTCGACGACCAAGACGGAGCtgataataataatgacaataatGATTCGAGTAATGACAATTACGTCAGGAAAGAACAGTGTACGTCGTCTTCGTCGGGAGCGGGCCCGTTACAGGCGGAGGAGAATCATGAAATGGGGTGGTTGCCGTTTTTGAGCATGGATACTGATAATCAGTGGATGTCCGATTCTAGGTTATACTCCCCGGTGAGTCGTATCTTGTCGTATGGTGGTGATCAACTGTTTCCTCCTTCACCGCCGATAAGTCCGCCGCCTATTGACGACAACGCTGATGAATATCAATACTGCGGCGACGGTTTTTCACCATCATCGTCATTGTGGGACTTTTAA
- the LOC105792956 gene encoding uncharacterized protein LOC105792956, translating to MFQALSGKNMAMGGLKRVETINSKGCSRLFVGFSSSIPSFRTFQSFDLMSPSPTTSHGSELSTMVRSLGPLSGLVICVTGLSKEAKKQVMEATERLGGQYSTSLHPQCTHLVVQSISGSKFEHVLKHRSRNGLFVVTIGWFVDSVKSNIRLSESVYTVKGIGECSPRVDELNLHVGSTDSSCLPSGFHETKKIKTIKKLQLRSSDGISDKYMDSTLSGHTLYIDSNISGELWNKVLEVVSKEGAATIDRWFVGCGVSLVVCEESSVHQYIGHSSNVVTPLWVLKTAKDRNLLRLVRVSVDLARQIGTVLETSRNHNAAKFMQNTESLKRNATHEERQQIVHLAKTRIQNRRNCHMQTCQTPIHPISPSTLLDSICWSISKPTSSARIYTESFSGDEDSDHRSIFFDANGDGKNSGGSFMDLTRLLTESEKNELILENQFLTILFPVDRFLEMGPSSRTYFGRNGFTCLQVLDYIYEFYQENMSAHEIESAIHTDSRHADRLRAAYSSKETVECGYVIFKRIDFLGSRKSFEMLKRVSCDNNSIVYELLLRA from the exons ATGTTTCAAGCTTTGTCTGGAAAAAACATGGCCATGGGTGGTCTTAAAAGAGTAGAAACAATAAACAGCAAAGGTTGTTCAAGGTTATTTGTTGGGTTCTCATCTTCAATCCCATCATTTAGAACCTTCCAATCGTTTGATCTTATGTCCCCTTCTCCTACCACCTCTCATGGCTCTGAATTGTCAACAATGGTTCGATCCCTTGGTCCACTTTCCGGTCTGGTTATTTGTGTAACCGGTTTATCTAAAG AAGCAAAGAAACAAGTTATGGAAGCAACAGAGAGATTAGGGGGACAATACAGTACTAGCTTACATCCTCAATGTACACATTTGGTGGTTCAA AGCATTAGTGGAAGTAAGTTCGAGCATGTTTTAAAACACAGATCGAGAAACGGTTTGTTCGTTGTTACGATTGGGTGGTTCGTCGATAGTGTTAAGAGCAACA taaGGTTAAGTGAATCAGTGTATACCGTGAAGGGTATCGGAGAATGTAGCCCGCGTGTAGATGAGTTGAACCTGCACGTCGGGTCAACGGATAGTTCGTGTCTTCCTTCCGGTTTTCATGAAACCAAGAAAATCAAGACGATAAAGAAACTACAACTACGATCTTCTGATGGAATCTCTGATAAATACATGGACTCGACACTATCGGGTCATACTCTGTACATTGATTCTAATATTTCGGGTGAACTATGGAATAAG GTTCTCGAGGTCGTGTCTAAAGAAGGGGCTGCAACCATAGATCGATGGTTTGTTGGTTGCGGTGTGAGTCTCGTAGTGTGCGAGGAGAGTTCTGTCCATCAATATATCGGACACTCAAGCAACGTTGTAACG CCATTGTGGGTACTGAAAACAGCTAAGGATAGGAACCTGCTGAGGCTTGTTCGTGTGTCGGTCGATTTGGCTAGGCAGATTGGGACAGTGCTCGAAACTTCCCGGAATCACAACGCGGCTAAGTTCATGCAAAATACCGAGAGCTTGAAAAGGAATGCAACTCATGAAGAGAGGCAACAGATTGTACATTTAGCTAAAACCAGGATTCAGAATCGTCGCAATTGTCATATGCAG ACATGTCAAACTCCGATCCATCCAATAAGCCCGAGCACTCTTCTAGATTCAATTTGTTGGTCGATATCCAAACCAACTTCAAGTGCTCGTATTTACACTGAATCTTTTAGTGGTGACGAGGATAGTGATCATCGATCCATATTCTTTGATGCAAACGGTGATGGCAAGAATTCAGGGGGCTCGTTTATGGACTTAACCCGGTTGCTTACAGAAAG TGAGAAAAATGAGTTGATACTAGAAAACCAGTTTCTTACCATACTATTTCCGGTCGATCGATTTTTGGAGATGGGGCCTTCTTCAAGGACATATTTCGGCCGTAATGGCTTTACATGCTTGCAGGTTCTGGATTATATCTACGAGTTTTATCAG GAAAACATGTCAGCTCACGAAATTGAGTCTGCTATTCACACGGATTCGAGGCATGCTGACCGGCTTCGAGCGGCATACTCGAGCAAAGAGACAGTTGAATGTGGATATGTGATTTTCAAACGAATTGATTTCTTAGGAAGCCGTAAAAGCTTCGAAATGTTGAAACGTGTTAGTTGTGATAATAACAGTATTGTATACGAGCTCTTACTTAGAGCCTAA
- the LOC105792960 gene encoding polyadenylate-binding protein-interacting protein 7: MFRFKERMNFSEKGNRISDAKQYAPGKVTTLNPNAAEFVPFSLRSPSSSGSTSAGDGTTRFAASGTLGKPVLDRSRSSISNKSNEEAHRFWRSQLPKDITSDFKFINEEDSQGIGSGNLSLAGLSLRDGSKVSRFVSFADGEYVYSDRQELRNPYGNGNNIAENLRYRVSSYGADPTLASFLHLPAETLDEQLVKSDQLLGNGRQGHLYNRNSRHGLVTNMLREHEIMDGNGTEMNPVDFLVAQFPGFATESLAEAYFANSCDLNRTIEMLTQFEMNGSSDSTIGSSRSSHGSAHTYIAATTRGASADRVQTRGLARATGDAVANLYSELREEARDHARLDNACFKQARRAFLVGNKALAKQCSLCSCAAHRKARESIYCQRNQVSVSPENVRGKEHMIDLHGLHVSEAIHLLNHELSVLRSTARAADQHLQVYICVGTGHHTRGSRTPARLAGAVQRYLLEEECLEFTVPQTGLLRVVIY; the protein is encoded by the exons ATGTTTCGATTTAAGGAAAGAATGAACTTCTCTGAGAAAGGAAACCGAATTAGTGATGCGAAACAATATGCCCCTGGCAAGGTAACGACTTTGAATCCTAATGCAGCGGAGTTTGTTCCATTTTCTCTTAGATCACCGTCGTCATCGGGAAGCACTAGTGCAGGTGACGGAACAACAAGGTTTGCTGCTTCTGGGACCCTAGGGAAACCGGTGCTTGATAGGTCAAGGTCTTCCATCTCTAATAAATCGAACGAAGAGGCTCATCGGTTCTGGCGGTCCCAGCTCCCTAAAGACATTACCTCGgactttaaatttattaatgaggAGGATTCTCAAGGAATCGGGTCCGGGAACCTCTCTTTAGCCGGTTTATCCTTGCGTGATGGTAGCAAAGTTTcaaggtttgtttcttttgcAGATGGTGAATATGTGTACAGTGATCGGCAGGAATTACGGAATCCCTACGGTAATGGTAATAACATAGCTGAAAATTTGAGATATCGTGTTTCATCCTACGGAGCGGATCCTACGTTGGCAAGTTTTTTACATTTACCAGCTGAAACATTGGACGAGCAACTTGTTAAAAGTGATCAGCTACTTGGCAATGGGAGGCAGGGTCACCTATATAACAGAAATTCGAGACATGGACTCGTGACCAATATGTTACGTGAGCATGAAATTATGGATGGTAATGGTACTGAAATGAATCCTGTGGATTTTTTGGTTGCTCAGTTCCCTGGTTTTGCTACCGAAAGCCTTGCGGAGGCTTATTTTGCGAATAGTTGTGATTTAAATCGGACAATTGAGATGCTTACTCAGTTTGAGATGAACGGTTCTTCTGATTCGACTATTGGGTCAAGTAGAAGTTCTCACGGGTCGGCTCATACCTACATTGCTGCAACCACAAGAGGTGCTTCTGCTGATAGAGTACAGACTCGTGGTTTAGCTCGTGCAACCGGAGATGCAGTGG CTAATTTGTACTCGGAACTGCGGGAAGAAGCTCGAGACCATGCCCGATTAGATAATGCATGTTTCAAACAG GCACGCCGAGCATTTCTCGTCGGCAATAAGGCTCTAGCAAAGCAATGTAGTTTGTGCAGTTGTGCAGCTCACAGAAAAGCTCGAGAATCTATCTATTGCCAAAG GAATCAGGTTTCGGTTTCTCCAGAGAATGTGCGAGGGAAAGAACACATGATAGACCTGCATGGATTGCATGTTAGCGAAGCCATTCATCTGCTTAATCATGAATTATCTGTTCTAAGGAGCACAGCACGGGCAGCAGATCAACATTTGCAGGTTTACATATGCGTTGGAACTGGCCACCATACTAGGGGTTCTCGTACACCGGCAAGACTTGCAGGTGCTGTACAACGCTACCTCCTTGAAGAAGAGTGCCTTGAGTTTACTGTACCACAGACAGGGCTACTTCGAGTTGTAATATACTGA
- the LOC105792959 gene encoding endoglucanase 16: MGTKTLFAAVLITWLAAFQCCNGHNFNYKEALTKSLMFLEAQRSGKLPADNRIHWRGDSALDDGKEANVDLVGGYYDAGDNVKYGMPMAFTITTLAWSAIAYEKELKAAGEMGNVHSAIRWGTDYFLKCGKKRGIFYVQVGDPVEDHKCWVRPETMKTPRTVLQINETVPGTEIAAETSAAMAASSIVFRYVDPPYARRLLNKAKSLFYFGKKNKGTFDGECPFYCSFSGYNDELLWAASWLYTATQDQKFRKFITEDAVSAVVDEFNWDLKYAGIQVLLSDTFLQSNDEALKIFKDHADSYICSVLPQSPYFKVPKTPGGLIHLRDGANLQYVTGVSFLFSIYGDLLQRHNVKVKCDCQEFDASTILNFAKQQMDYILGANPLGRSYMVGFGNNPPTQAHHRGASIPLSEANVDINCGMSFARWFNKNSPNPNELTGAILGGPDKQDKFSDLRWTSIYTEPCTYVNSLAVAGLAKLTCHK, from the exons ATGGGGACAAAAACATTATTTGCAGCTGTTCTTATTACATGGTTGGCTGCTTTTCAATGTTGTAATggacataattttaattacaaagaAGCCCTTACGAAATCCCTAATGTTCTTAGAAGCACAAAGATCGGGTAAACTCCCTGCTGATAATAGAATACATTGGAGAGGAGATTCTGCACTCGATGATGGAAAAGAAGCAAAT GTAGACCTTGTTGGAGGATATTACGATGCCGGCGATAACGTGAAATACGGGATGCCGATGGCGTTTACGATCACTACCTTGGCTTGGTCCGCCATTGCTTACGAAAAGGAACTCAAAGCTGCAGGAGAAATGGGAAACGTTCATTCGGCAATTCGTTGGGGTACTGATTATTTCCTCAAATGTGGCAAAAAACGTGGCATCTTCTATGTTCAG GTTGGGGATCCTGTAGAAGATCATAAATGTTGGGTGAGACCAGAAACTATGAAGACACCGAGGACTGTGTTGCAAATTAATGAGACCGTACCTGGGACAGAGATTGCAGCTGAAACTTCAGCTGCAATGGCTGCTTCTTCTATTGTCTTTAGATATGTCGATCCTCCTTATGCACGTAGACTTCTTAACAAAGCCAAATCg CTTTTCTACTTTGGTAAGAAGAACAAAGGAACTTTCGATGGAGAATGCCCCTTCTATTGCTCTTTTTCTGGCTATAAT GATGAATTGTTGTGGGCTGCATCATGGTTATACACAGCCACACAAGATCAGAAGTTTAGGAAGTTTATAACAGAAGATGCAGTGAGTGCAGTTGTGGATGAGTTTAATTGGGATCTCAAATATGCTGGAATCCAAGTCCTCCTTTCCGAT ACTTTCCTTCAAAGCAATGATGAGGCTTTGAAAATCTTCAAGGACCATGCTGATAGTTATATTTGCTCTGTGCTTCCTCAAAGTCCTTATTTCAAAGTACCCAAGACTCCAG GTGGTTTGATCCATTTAAGAGATGGAGCTAACCTCCAATACGTTACCGGAGTTTCTTTCCTCTTCAGTATCTACGGTGACTTGCTTCAACGTCACAACGTAAAGGTCAAATGCGACTGCCAAGAGTTTGACGCCTCTACCATCTTAAATTTTGCTAAGCAAcaa ATGGATTACATACTCGGGGCAAACCCACTAGGGAGATCATACATGGTAGGGTTCGGGAACAATCCACCAACACAAGCCCACCATAGGGGTGCATCGATACCATTATCGGAAGCCAACGTGGACATCAATTGCGGCATGAGTTTCGCCCGTTGGTTCAATAAGAACTCACCGAACCCTAACGAGTTAACTGGCGCCATCCTCGGTGGACCGGACAAGCAAGATAAGTTTAGTGATCTACGTTGGACGTCGATCTACACCGAGCCATGCACTTACGTTAACTCTTTAGCTGTGGCAGGTTTGGCAAAGCTTACTTGCCATAAGTAA
- the LOC105792958 gene encoding cytokinin dehydrogenase 7: MRIAYLDRTVHETDGEPKPNGGVSTLSKSIDLQGSVETGDKTTIASKDFGGLYSTKPLALIKPAGSDDVSRVIKAASRIPRMTVAARGNGHSINGQAMTNGGLVIDMRSTEENHFRLLNINGSFFIDVSGGALWENVLTRCVSRFGLAPRSWTDYLSLTVGGTLSNAGVSGQAFRYGPQISNVAELEIITGKGDIMVCSETRNPELFFGSLGGLGQFGIITRAMVKLQPAPDMVRWIRVVYTEFDEFTRDAEFLVSRDDGESFDYVEGFVFCNNDDPVNGWPSVPLDPVHGFNQGIIPQTGASVLYCLEVAFHYQKGDHPSTVDKAVAGLLKPLRFVEGLKSQVDLSYVEFLLRVKRAEEQAKANGIWDAPHPWLNLFISKSDIVDFDQTVFKKMVKDGIGGPMLIYPLMRSKWDNRTSVALPDSEIFYLVALLRFVSRGPSVEESVAQNREIVEWCIREGLDFKLYLPHYQSKEQWKRHFGNQWTRFVERKASFDPMAILAPGQNIFKRTHLS, encoded by the exons aTGAGGATAGCTTACTTGGACCGAACCGTACACGAAACCGACGGCGAACCGAAACCCAACGGCGGCGTTTCAACCTTATCCAAATCCATCGACCTCCAAGGCAGTGTCGAGACCGGTGACAAAACCACCATAGCCAGCAAAGACTTCGGCGGTCTTTATTCAACCAAACCGTTAGCTTTAATCAAACCTGCCGGATCAGACGACGTTTCTCGGGTCATCAAAGCCGCGTCACGTATCCCACGTATGACGGTAGCGGCGAGGGGTAACGGCCATTCTATCAATGGTCAAGCGATGACAAACGGAGGGCTAGTAATAGACATGCGTTCTACAGAGGAAAACCATTTCCGACTCTTAAACATTAACGGTTCCTTTTTTATCGACGTCTCCGGCGGGGCATTATGGGAAAACGTCTTGACAAGGTGCGTTTCACGGTTCGGTTTAGCTCCGAGGTCATGGACTGATTACTTGAGCTTAACGGTTGGTGGGACGTTATCTAACGCCGGCGTTAGCGGTCAAGCTTTCCGTTATGGTCCTCAGATATCTAACGTGGCGGAACTGGAAATCATTACCGGAAAAGGAGACATAATGGTTTGTTCCGAAACCCGAAATCCGGAACTCTTTTTCGGATCCCTCGGTGGGCTTGGTCAGTTCGGTATTATTACCAGAGCTATGGTTAAGCTTCAACCAGCTCCAGACATG GTGAGGTGGATAAGGGTGGTGTACACCGAGTTCGACGAGTTCACTCGGGATGCTGAGTTTCTGGTGAGTCGGGACGACGGCGAGTCGTTTGATTACGTAGAAGGATTTGTATTTTGCAACAATGATGACCCGGTTAATGGATGGCCATCCGTGCCATTGGACCCTGTTCATGGGTTCAACCAGGGGATTATCCCTCAAACCGGTGCCTCAGTCCTCTACTGTCTTGAAGTGGCTTTTCATTACCAGAAGGGTGACCACCCTTCGACTGTAGATAAG GCCGTGGCCGGACTCTTAAAACCGCTGCGTTTCGTGGAGGGGTTGAAGTCTCAGGTGGACCTCAGCTACGTGGAGTTTTTATTGCGTGTGAAGCGTGCGGAGGAACAAGCGAAGGCCAATGGCATTTGGGATGCCCCGCATCCATGGTTGAACCTCTTCATCTCCAAATCAGACATCGTTGACTTTGATCAGACGGTGTTTAAGAAGATGGTGAAAGATGGAATCGGTGGTCCCATGCTGATCTACCCTCTTATGCGAAGCAA GTGGGATAATCGTACGTCGGTGGCGTTACCAGACAGCGAAATCTTTTACCTTGTGGCATTGCTTCGGTTCGTATCAAGAGGGCCGTCGGTCGAGGAATCGGTGGCACAAAACCGGGAAATCGTCGAATGGTGCATCAGAGAGGGTTTAGATTTCAAGCTATATCTCCCTCATTACCAGTCGAAAGAGCAGTGGAAAAGGCATTTTGGGAATCAATGGACGAGATTTGTAGAGAGGAAGGCTAGTTTTGATCCTATGGCTATCCTTGCACCTGgacaaaacatttttaaaaggaCCCATCTATCTTAA